A DNA window from Hyphomicrobiales bacterium contains the following coding sequences:
- a CDS encoding ArsC/Spx/MgsR family protein, translated as MTIELYGLKNCDKCRAALKELKAQGKDVSFIDIREDTPSSAVLSEWVASTTPDKILNTRSTTWRGLSEGDRSYEGEAGLVKLLSDHPTLIKRPVVKTPNAIHIGWSSKTPI; from the coding sequence ATGACGATCGAACTTTATGGTTTGAAAAACTGCGACAAATGCCGTGCTGCTTTAAAAGAACTAAAGGCGCAGGGCAAAGACGTGTCATTTATTGATATTCGAGAAGACACGCCTTCATCAGCCGTTTTAAGCGAATGGGTTGCTTCAACCACGCCTGACAAAATTCTAAACACGCGTTCTACAACGTGGCGTGGCCTGTCAGAAGGTGACCGCAGTTATGAGGGCGAAGCGGGTTTAGTTAAATTGCTTTCAGACCATCCAACGCTTATTAAGCGACCTGTCGTCAAAACGCCCAATGCAATCCATATTGGTTGGTCGAGCAAAACGCCTATTTAG
- a CDS encoding quinone oxidoreductase produces MTNSMIVRETGGPDVMKFETTDTQTPGSGEVLVRHTAIGVNFIDTYFRSGLYPAAGGLPFTPGAEAAGVVEMIGAGVTNLEIGDRVAYVLPLGAYTTDRVVPVDKLVSIPDSVDDKTAAAMMLKGLTAQYLLRRTYDVKAGDTILIHAAAGGVGLIVCQWAQHLGAKVIGTVGSEEKAALAKANGCDHTILYRDEDFVAKVAEITDGNGADVVYDSVGKDTHPGSLDCLKPLGTWVSFGQSSGPITDFNLASLAQKGSLFATRPTLFNYTAKREDLEAMAKDLFDVVGQGHVDISINQQFDLRDAVAAHEALEGRQTTGTTVLIP; encoded by the coding sequence ATGACAAATTCGATGATCGTTCGCGAAACAGGCGGGCCAGATGTGATGAAATTTGAAACGACAGACACGCAAACACCTGGCTCCGGTGAAGTTTTGGTGCGTCACACGGCCATTGGTGTGAATTTCATCGACACTTATTTCCGTTCAGGGCTTTATCCAGCGGCTGGTGGATTGCCGTTCACGCCAGGCGCTGAGGCTGCGGGTGTCGTTGAGATGATCGGTGCAGGCGTTACCAATTTGGAAATAGGCGACCGTGTTGCTTACGTTTTGCCACTTGGTGCCTACACCACCGACCGTGTGGTGCCTGTCGATAAGCTTGTTAGTATTCCAGATTCTGTAGACGACAAAACAGCCGCTGCCATGATGCTTAAGGGCTTAACGGCTCAATATTTGTTGCGCCGTACTTATGATGTCAAAGCAGGCGACACCATTCTTATTCATGCCGCCGCTGGTGGTGTCGGGCTTATCGTTTGCCAATGGGCTCAGCATTTGGGTGCCAAGGTTATTGGCACCGTCGGCTCTGAAGAAAAAGCAGCTCTTGCAAAAGCCAATGGGTGCGACCACACAATTTTGTACCGTGATGAGGATTTTGTCGCCAAGGTTGCTGAAATTACTGATGGCAATGGCGCAGATGTTGTCTACGATTCCGTTGGTAAGGATACGCATCCGGGATCACTCGATTGTTTGAAGCCCTTGGGTACGTGGGTATCATTCGGCCAATCGTCCGGACCGATCACCGATTTCAACCTCGCATCGCTTGCGCAAAAAGGCTCGTTGTTTGCAACGCGTCCAACATTATTCAACTACACCGCCAAGCGCGAAGATTTGGAAGCAATGGCGAAAGATTTGTTTGATGTTGTCGGTCAAGGGCATGTCGATATATCGATCAATCAGCAATTTGATTTGCGGGATGCGGTCGCGGCCCATGAAGCACTTGAAGGTCGCCAAACAACAGGCACAACAGTTCTTATTCCATAA
- a CDS encoding UbiH/UbiF family hydroxylase, translated as MADAVIKANVVVVGAGPLGLMAALALAKSSNSIVLIGPKAPVDGRTTAILNEGVSFLEQIGVWDALQTQTAPLRIMRLVDGTNRLIRAPEASFDANELDLPAFGYNVKNNDLLTVLQNAINENANIKWYENLVEECTLDEAPHLTLDNGTRVEGSLIVAADGRGSRLRDAAGIETKTWQYPQTALVMNLRHTRDHQNASTEFHTETGPFTLVPLPGKQSSLVWVETPEKAAELKTLPLEELSALVSEKSHHLLGDVTVQNKPMAYPLSGLTALEYGRNKVVLIGESAHVFPPIGAQGMNLGIRDIKVVSELLEGQTINNAGEVDALVDQYSAKRKIDISVRTRAVDALNRSLLTDLLPVHLGRGLGLYALNKIPSARKFVMRQGLGAR; from the coding sequence TTGGCAGACGCCGTTATAAAAGCAAATGTAGTCGTGGTTGGCGCTGGTCCGCTTGGTTTAATGGCGGCTCTTGCGCTTGCGAAATCATCAAACAGCATTGTCCTCATCGGCCCCAAAGCACCCGTAGATGGCCGCACAACGGCGATCTTGAATGAAGGTGTCTCTTTTTTGGAGCAAATCGGCGTATGGGACGCCCTCCAAACTCAAACGGCGCCCTTGCGTATTATGCGGTTGGTTGATGGAACAAACCGCCTCATCCGCGCACCTGAAGCAAGCTTTGATGCCAATGAATTAGACCTGCCAGCTTTTGGCTATAACGTCAAAAACAACGACCTGCTTACCGTCCTCCAAAATGCGATCAACGAAAACGCCAATATCAAATGGTACGAAAACCTAGTTGAAGAGTGCACATTAGATGAGGCCCCTCACCTAACTTTAGACAATGGCACGCGTGTCGAAGGCTCGCTCATTGTCGCAGCTGACGGTCGAGGCTCCAGACTTCGCGATGCGGCAGGTATCGAAACCAAGACATGGCAATATCCACAAACAGCCTTGGTAATGAACCTGAGGCACACCCGCGACCATCAAAACGCTTCGACTGAGTTCCACACAGAAACTGGCCCTTTTACGCTGGTGCCATTGCCAGGCAAGCAATCAAGTCTTGTTTGGGTTGAAACACCAGAAAAAGCGGCTGAGCTTAAAACCTTGCCCCTCGAAGAATTGAGCGCGCTTGTATCCGAAAAATCCCATCACCTACTTGGGGACGTGACCGTTCAAAACAAACCGATGGCCTATCCCTTATCTGGCCTAACGGCATTAGAATACGGACGAAACAAAGTCGTCTTAATTGGAGAAAGCGCGCATGTCTTCCCGCCCATTGGGGCACAGGGCATGAACCTTGGTATTCGTGACATCAAAGTTGTGAGTGAATTGTTGGAAGGACAAACAATCAATAACGCAGGTGAAGTTGACGCCCTTGTCGATCAGTATTCTGCGAAGCGTAAAATTGATATTTCTGTTCGAACCCGCGCGGTAGATGCATTGAACCGATCTTTGCTAACCGACTTATTGCCCGTGCATCTTGGGCGTGGTCTTGGTCTTTATGCTCTTAATAAAATCCCGTCTGCGCGCAAGTTCGTTATGCGTCAGGGCCTTGGTGCTCGTTGA
- the hspQ gene encoding heat shock protein HspQ — MSAPKTARFQIGQVVKHRIFDFRGVIFDIDPEFGNTEEWWLSIPEDVRPRKDQPFYHLLAENEETEYIAYVSEQNLLIDGTGLPVRHPQIPEVFGELRDGVYENNNQILH; from the coding sequence TTGAGTGCCCCAAAAACTGCCCGTTTTCAGATTGGTCAGGTCGTTAAACACCGTATCTTCGATTTTCGGGGTGTTATTTTTGATATTGATCCTGAATTCGGCAATACAGAGGAATGGTGGTTGTCCATTCCAGAAGATGTTCGCCCTCGTAAAGACCAACCGTTTTACCACCTCCTCGCTGAAAATGAGGAAACTGAGTATATTGCCTATGTGTCTGAGCAAAATTTGCTCATTGATGGAACAGGCCTACCTGTTCGGCATCCACAAATTCCAGAGGTCTTTGGCGAATTGCGCGATGGTGTTTATGAAAACAATAACCAGATCTTGCATTAA
- a CDS encoding invasion associated locus B family protein, with protein sequence MTVMSWTLKSVMSIALGATIAIGGASAQEKTEEAAAKKPANNPWLKICEVNKDTKKEICVMNIQVLSPEQKPIAQVRIVEQKGAAKKLLSIIMPPGLLIQPGMRIQVDKTNIGTAKFQVCTPQACIAETTLGSKFIGSLKRGNEMNIVGIDQARKQAGFKVTLSGFTAAYDGDPIDPKELQEKTETLQQKLQRKADEARQRLLEEKKKEEAASE encoded by the coding sequence ATGACTGTAATGTCGTGGACATTAAAATCGGTAATGAGCATCGCGCTCGGTGCAACCATCGCAATTGGCGGTGCAAGTGCTCAAGAAAAAACAGAAGAAGCGGCTGCTAAAAAGCCAGCCAACAATCCTTGGCTCAAAATTTGTGAAGTTAACAAAGACACGAAAAAAGAAATTTGTGTCATGAACATTCAAGTTCTCAGCCCAGAACAAAAACCGATTGCGCAGGTTCGGATTGTTGAACAAAAGGGTGCCGCCAAAAAACTGTTATCAATTATTATGCCTCCTGGATTATTGATTCAGCCTGGTATGCGTATTCAAGTTGATAAAACAAATATTGGCACTGCCAAATTTCAAGTTTGCACACCGCAAGCATGTATTGCAGAAACAACCTTAGGCAGTAAATTTATTGGTAGTTTGAAGCGCGGCAACGAGATGAATATCGTTGGAATTGATCAAGCCCGTAAACAGGCTGGATTCAAGGTGACATTATCAGGCTTTACCGCTGCCTATGATGGCGACCCAATCGATCCGAAAGAACTGCAGGAAAAAACAGAAACGCTTCAACAAAAACTTCAACGTAAGGCCGATGAAGCGCGTCAACGTTTGCTTGAAGAAAAGAAAAAAGAAGAAGCCGCTTCTGAGTAA
- a CDS encoding extracellular solute-binding protein, whose amino-acid sequence MTNRSINMATFYVLMMAVLVWPQFGLANDNGPVHGISMHGTPTLAVDFTHLPYANVDAPKGGKITYGVRGSFDSVNPFILRGQKVGGLRDGFYGNNVYESLLMRNRDEPFTMYGLLAESVVTPDDRSYIEFKINPKAAFSDGHPVTADDVIFSAELLAEKGRPNYQKYYSKIASIDKIDERTVRIVFNDEADREIPLLLGLLPILPEHAIDKETFDKTTLTPILGSGPYVLSKVEQGTSVTLTRNPDYWAKDLPIKQGLHNFDTIEFTYYRDKNALFEAFKKGIVDVYFESNPDNWKTAYGGGALAEGRITQSEVTPRSSTGLRGYAFNTRRPNFMNIKIREALTMLFDFEWMNSNLFNKGFQRTESFFHGSNLSSIGVAASAHERELLKDHIDLIRPDILDGTFLQTKSDGSGRDRTILRKALGLFREAGYSLKNRIMVDAQGKPFEIELLLPGGSSSERIALSYAANLRNLGIDLNIRNVDAAQFEERRKNFDFDMISWRWNGSLSPGNEQYFRWSSPFADRKGSYNFSGVKNPGVDAMIDELLKARKREDFVDAVRALDRLLVSGFYVLPHYHLGNQLIALSSHIHMPDYSSLYGTQPTTWWAEKNK is encoded by the coding sequence TTGACCAACCGTTCGATAAATATGGCGACATTCTATGTCTTGATGATGGCAGTGCTCGTTTGGCCGCAATTTGGTTTGGCGAACGACAACGGACCTGTACATGGCATTTCAATGCACGGAACGCCGACGCTTGCCGTTGATTTCACTCATCTTCCCTATGCAAACGTTGACGCACCTAAGGGCGGCAAAATCACCTATGGGGTTAGAGGATCGTTTGACAGCGTAAATCCATTCATCCTGCGCGGCCAAAAAGTCGGCGGATTGCGAGATGGTTTTTATGGCAACAATGTCTATGAGAGCCTCTTGATGCGGAACCGCGATGAACCCTTCACCATGTACGGCTTGCTTGCTGAGAGTGTCGTGACACCGGATGATCGGTCTTACATTGAGTTCAAGATTAATCCAAAAGCAGCGTTCTCAGATGGACACCCAGTAACGGCGGATGATGTCATTTTTTCAGCCGAGCTGTTAGCCGAAAAAGGTCGTCCTAACTATCAAAAATATTATTCAAAAATTGCCTCAATCGATAAAATTGATGAGCGCACCGTCCGCATTGTATTCAACGACGAAGCTGATCGAGAAATTCCTTTGTTGCTTGGGCTCCTCCCTATTTTGCCAGAACACGCAATCGACAAAGAAACCTTCGATAAAACGACACTTACGCCCATACTTGGCAGCGGACCTTATGTTTTATCCAAAGTTGAACAAGGAACCAGCGTAACGCTCACTCGCAATCCAGATTATTGGGCCAAAGACCTGCCGATCAAACAGGGGCTCCATAATTTTGATACGATTGAATTTACGTATTATCGTGACAAGAACGCATTGTTTGAAGCGTTTAAGAAAGGCATTGTTGATGTCTATTTTGAATCCAACCCAGACAATTGGAAAACTGCCTATGGTGGAGGCGCACTCGCAGAGGGCCGAATTACTCAATCGGAAGTAACACCGCGCAGTTCAACTGGTTTGCGTGGTTATGCGTTCAACACACGAAGACCTAATTTTATGAACATCAAAATACGCGAAGCGCTAACGATGCTTTTTGATTTTGAATGGATGAATTCAAATTTGTTCAACAAAGGCTTCCAACGCACTGAAAGCTTTTTCCACGGCTCCAATCTTTCTAGTATCGGCGTTGCGGCCTCTGCTCACGAGAGAGAGCTATTAAAAGATCATATCGACCTAATAAGACCCGATATTTTGGATGGAACGTTCCTGCAAACAAAGAGCGATGGTTCTGGACGAGATCGCACAATCTTACGCAAAGCGCTCGGCCTATTTCGTGAAGCTGGTTACTCTCTCAAAAATCGGATTATGGTCGATGCCCAAGGCAAACCATTTGAAATTGAACTGCTACTGCCCGGCGGCTCATCGTCGGAGCGAATTGCTCTTTCTTACGCCGCTAATCTGCGTAACTTAGGGATCGATTTAAACATCAGAAATGTTGATGCGGCGCAATTTGAAGAACGCCGCAAGAATTTTGATTTTGATATGATTTCGTGGCGTTGGAACGGTTCCTTATCGCCTGGCAATGAACAGTATTTTCGCTGGAGCAGTCCCTTCGCCGATCGCAAGGGATCATACAATTTTTCCGGCGTTAAAAACCCAGGTGTCGATGCGATGATTGATGAGCTTTTGAAAGCTCGCAAGCGCGAAGATTTCGTGGATGCAGTACGCGCATTGGACCGCCTCTTAGTTTCCGGCTTTTACGTGCTTCCTCATTATCACCTTGGCAACCAGTTGATTGCGCTGAGCAGCCATATTCACATGCCCGATTATTCATCACTATACGGCACACAGCCTACAACATGGTGGGCGGAGAAAAACAAATGA
- a CDS encoding AMP-binding protein yields the protein MILADDNTIKDHVSKGLWGSESQDFSLAGLLAKCANERPDHVAVCDDFRSEKWSQHQPRQLTWRALNQEVETLALFFRGLGLPEDAVIATYGANTVDFYATILAIHRAGFVAAPLPLYWREHELSAYCRETEISMLIAADRVEDDEPALRIRDLSQDLLDVKYVFGFGSNLPDGVLNVGEILKSIGGMVEAADPLPLPDPNAVVSIHPADLDWNKTETVLPRSSNQWLALEQACFADQDTKPITTLNPYALSGLTGFLISIVQGLKSGNKTQLHHYHNEHSLKYALNQCDATRIVVPGALTDAMAALDSTDEKQVCLVWKNHEAATKQASSLPNCRSIFDLTVLNNVGAITQTRNAGDLSCAPLPLDADNNAVSLSIKGATGKVQAVKTGGELVMTGAAIPTDLYPTNNEHRALRRLRNKNKDNFASTHLACRFADENKETVEPIGFLPDCIFHSGQCVLREDLEKTFRSIEGIEDLALYHDTMNDTLNLAIVLERGRAMTVATFEHHLKQKNLSLTKYPDIIIEVDKIETGPTGMADTKALQGIFEEDAVHIYELEKKINLLKSA from the coding sequence ATGATCCTCGCAGATGACAACACAATAAAAGATCATGTTTCCAAAGGGTTATGGGGCTCTGAGAGCCAAGACTTTAGTTTGGCTGGATTGTTGGCCAAATGTGCGAACGAACGTCCTGACCACGTGGCTGTATGTGATGATTTTCGTTCAGAAAAATGGTCTCAACACCAACCAAGACAACTTACGTGGCGCGCGCTTAATCAAGAGGTAGAAACACTCGCTCTATTCTTCCGCGGACTTGGATTACCAGAAGACGCCGTTATCGCCACTTACGGTGCAAACACTGTCGATTTTTATGCAACAATTCTTGCGATACATCGCGCTGGTTTCGTTGCCGCACCTCTACCACTGTATTGGCGTGAACATGAATTAAGCGCTTATTGTCGCGAAACAGAAATCAGTATGCTCATAGCGGCTGACCGCGTGGAAGACGATGAGCCAGCTCTGCGCATTCGCGATTTGTCTCAAGACCTGCTTGATGTCAAATACGTATTTGGTTTTGGGAGTAATTTGCCAGATGGTGTTTTGAATGTTGGCGAGATTTTAAAATCAATCGGAGGAATGGTTGAAGCTGCCGATCCCCTACCCCTGCCAGATCCTAATGCGGTGGTTAGTATTCACCCTGCAGATCTTGATTGGAACAAGACTGAAACTGTTCTGCCCCGCTCTTCCAATCAATGGCTTGCACTTGAACAAGCTTGTTTCGCCGATCAAGATACAAAGCCAATCACAACCCTTAATCCATACGCATTATCGGGTCTAACCGGCTTTTTAATCAGTATCGTTCAAGGGCTGAAATCTGGAAACAAAACGCAATTACACCACTACCACAACGAGCACAGCCTCAAATATGCGCTCAACCAATGTGACGCGACACGAATTGTCGTGCCGGGTGCTCTGACTGACGCAATGGCCGCTCTTGATTCAACGGATGAAAAGCAGGTGTGCCTCGTTTGGAAGAACCATGAAGCGGCAACGAAACAAGCGTCATCTCTACCAAATTGCCGTTCCATTTTTGATCTTACAGTTTTGAATAATGTTGGGGCAATCACGCAAACACGAAACGCAGGCGACTTAAGCTGCGCTCCTCTTCCTCTCGATGCTGATAATAACGCGGTGAGTTTGAGCATCAAAGGCGCCACGGGCAAAGTGCAAGCGGTTAAAACGGGCGGCGAACTTGTAATGACAGGTGCTGCTATCCCGACTGACCTTTATCCTACAAACAACGAACACCGCGCATTAAGGCGGCTACGCAACAAGAATAAAGATAACTTTGCCAGCACCCACCTTGCCTGTCGGTTTGCCGATGAAAACAAAGAAACGGTAGAACCAATCGGTTTCTTACCAGACTGCATTTTCCATTCGGGCCAATGTGTCTTGCGTGAAGATTTGGAAAAAACATTTCGCTCGATCGAAGGTATTGAAGACCTCGCTTTATACCATGACACAATGAACGACACGCTTAACCTTGCTATTGTTCTTGAACGTGGAAGAGCGATGACAGTGGCAACGTTTGAACATCACTTGAAACAGAAAAACCTGTCCCTCACCAAGTATCCTGACATAATTATTGAAGTCGACAAGATTGAAACCGGCCCCACGGGCATGGCTGATACAAAGGCGTTACAGGGGATTTTCGAGGAAGATGCCGTACACATCTATGAGCTTGAGAAAAAAATCAATTTACTGAAATCTGCCTAA
- a CDS encoding diguanylate cyclase codes for MTVFVMVRNINALLIQCTPSGLNDTSQSLVKLQRFGIGLEAIITDKKPDLSAVEAVPDIIILNAIDDDHHEKLVQVAADLREAKLIENLPVVVIGPISRFADFDVDAHLDHRAPANVLAQKLKHTIRLHSMKTEYNHRFHTISTFGVKTENLSDTSLNNVTRLLVVGKGERYFELAGLFQGEAQLRAVGSFEEARPELESNTYDCLVVDSVSTADLTVSALKDFKFNAKFFNFPVVIFQEGLHEVAQQEFLQCSGCALFDLHSTAKEVVTHIKTVVEGEDIRKGLLRAFSSDAFLSIKDEMTGLPSLNFFERHLERLANQSTAWNQPLTFGVFQVHPMLTTGVDEGDEIVINLMRQVGQTIHSLMRAEDIATYLGDGRFVVATPNTSGLSISALIGRIGSVIKMTEFHIGSDTSRVDVDSHYFDNTKSKSAPEIMQRLYA; via the coding sequence ATGACGGTTTTTGTAATGGTTCGAAACATCAACGCATTGCTTATTCAATGCACACCCAGTGGTCTCAACGACACGTCTCAATCGCTCGTTAAATTACAACGATTTGGGATAGGGTTAGAAGCAATCATTACAGACAAAAAGCCTGATCTGAGCGCTGTGGAAGCTGTTCCGGATATCATAATCCTTAATGCTATTGATGATGACCATCATGAAAAACTTGTGCAAGTTGCCGCTGATTTGCGGGAGGCAAAATTAATTGAAAACCTGCCAGTGGTGGTTATCGGACCGATTTCACGTTTTGCAGATTTTGATGTCGATGCTCACCTAGATCACAGAGCACCAGCAAACGTCCTTGCCCAAAAATTGAAGCACACGATCCGGTTGCATTCAATGAAGACCGAGTACAATCACCGCTTCCATACAATATCGACCTTTGGTGTTAAGACCGAGAACTTGTCAGACACATCACTCAATAATGTCACTCGATTGCTGGTTGTTGGTAAGGGTGAACGTTATTTCGAATTAGCAGGCCTCTTCCAAGGTGAGGCGCAATTGCGAGCTGTCGGCAGCTTTGAAGAAGCCCGCCCTGAGCTTGAAAGCAACACTTATGATTGTTTGGTTGTTGATAGTGTGAGCACCGCAGATCTGACGGTTTCCGCGCTGAAAGATTTTAAATTCAACGCAAAGTTTTTCAATTTCCCTGTGGTGATATTCCAAGAAGGGTTACATGAGGTTGCTCAGCAAGAATTCTTGCAATGCAGTGGATGCGCCCTGTTTGATCTTCATTCTACGGCAAAAGAAGTTGTCACCCATATCAAGACCGTGGTTGAGGGCGAAGATATACGCAAAGGTTTGTTGAGAGCCTTTAGTTCCGATGCATTCCTCTCCATCAAGGATGAAATGACAGGCTTACCAAGTTTGAATTTCTTCGAACGACATTTGGAACGACTAGCCAATCAAAGCACGGCTTGGAACCAACCTCTCACCTTTGGTGTATTCCAAGTGCATCCAATGCTCACCACTGGCGTGGATGAAGGCGACGAGATTGTTATAAATCTCATGCGCCAAGTCGGACAAACCATCCATTCGCTCATGCGTGCAGAGGACATTGCCACCTATTTAGGCGATGGACGATTTGTTGTCGCTACGCCCAACACATCAGGTTTGTCGATCTCCGCGCTAATTGGTCGTATAGGTTCCGTTATCAAGATGACTGAATTTCATATCGGTAGCGATACATCGCGTGTTGATGTGGATAGCCACTATTTTGACAATACGAAGTCGAAATCTGCGCCTGAAATTATGCAACGATTGTACGCATAA
- a CDS encoding DsbA family oxidoreductase, whose protein sequence is MQTKPIIVDVVSDVMCPWCYIGKRRLEKALELAGNIDVEIRWRPFQLDGTIPENGMSRSEYLSNKFGGDERAKQVYSQIEEAGEAEELPFAFDLIEKSPNTLNAHRLIRWSQTTDNQNALVEILFRMFFIDGADIGDKEILANAAEEAGMDRDVVERLFDGDNDMKEVKAEIAHAQQIGVTGVPCFIIDEKYAVMGAQQPETLAQALEQALAERDA, encoded by the coding sequence ATGCAAACCAAACCAATCATTGTTGATGTTGTTTCTGATGTAATGTGCCCTTGGTGCTATATTGGCAAACGTCGATTGGAAAAAGCATTGGAGCTTGCTGGCAATATTGACGTGGAAATTCGCTGGCGGCCTTTTCAGTTGGATGGCACTATTCCAGAAAACGGCATGTCTCGCAGCGAGTACCTATCAAACAAATTCGGCGGCGACGAACGGGCGAAGCAGGTTTATTCACAAATCGAAGAAGCCGGGGAAGCTGAAGAGCTGCCATTCGCATTTGATCTCATCGAAAAATCGCCCAACACACTCAATGCTCACCGCCTTATTCGCTGGTCGCAGACAACTGACAATCAAAATGCTTTGGTCGAAATTTTGTTCCGCATGTTCTTCATTGACGGCGCAGACATTGGTGACAAAGAAATTCTTGCAAATGCGGCAGAAGAAGCGGGCATGGACCGTGATGTTGTTGAACGCCTCTTTGATGGTGACAACGACATGAAAGAGGTTAAGGCCGAAATTGCTCACGCACAGCAAATTGGCGTAACAGGTGTACCGTGTTTCATTATTGATGAGAAATACGCCGTTATGGGTGCTCAGCAGCCAGAAACACTTGCTCAAGCGCTAGAACAAGCTTTGGCTGAACGCGACGCCTAG